A single window of Anopheles moucheti chromosome 2, idAnoMoucSN_F20_07, whole genome shotgun sequence DNA harbors:
- the LOC128299719 gene encoding inactive CLIP domain-containing serine protease A28-like, with translation MECGQFNENGLEIDILNNNDSLAQYGEFPWVVYIMSGEKQNPSPASSNFVCGGTLIHPRFVVTTAHNTDGKSNLIARFGEWDISTTKEPYPHKDISVTEIIKHPDYVHIPIQNDIALLWLAESVQYQKHIQPICLPQPNDQFVGKRCISNGWGEQRGVYANVMKKITLPVIANDECNRMLRLAKLGPFFLLRHGFICAGGEAGVDMCKGDGGSPLACQTDTGAFVLAGIVSWGIGCEGHNAPGVYVAVNHYVDWINEYLTKHSKNIGIKL, from the exons ATGGAATGCGGACAGTTTAATGAAAACGGATTGGAAATAGACATACTCAACAATAATGACTCCTTGGCACAGTATGGCGAATTCCCTTGGGTGGTTTACATAATGAgtggtgaaaaacaaaatccatccCCTGCGAGTAGTAACTTTGTCTGTGGCGGTACTTTGATTCATCCTCGGTTTGTGGTAACAACGGCTCACAATACGGATGGCAAATCGAATTTGATCGCACGTTTCGGCGAATGGGACATTAGCACCACAAAGGAACCATACCCACACAAG GATATCAGCGTCACGGAGATCATCAAACATCCCGACTATGTGCACATACCCATACAGAACGATATAGCCCTGTTATGGCTTGCGGAAAGCGTGCAATACCAAAAGCATATTCAACCAATATGTCTGCCGCAACCTAATGATCAGTTCGTAGGCAAACGTTGTATCTCCAACGGTTGGGGCGAGCAGCGTGGAGTGTACGCGAACGTGATGAAGAAAATAACGCTTCCGGTTATTGCCAACGACGAGTGTAACCGGATGCTGCGCCTTGCTAAACTTGGACCATTCTTTTTACTTCGGCATGGTTTCATCTGTGCTGGTGGTGAAGCCGGTGTCGATATGTGCAAAGGTGACGGAGGATCACCACTGGCGTGCCAAACTGACACGGGAGCTTTCGTACTTGCTGGGATTGTTTCGTGGGGTATTGGATGTGAAGGACATAATGCACCGGGTGTGTACGTTGCAGTGAACCATTACGTAGATTGGATCAATGAATATCTCACGAAACATTCTAAAAATATTGGTATTAAGTTGTAA
- the LOC128299715 gene encoding inactive CLIP domain-containing serine protease A28-like isoform X2 codes for MPCPGGYCIAKHLCPDGTYIDDPTLAQSTQLVGLRVGLDIDDIDSCADYLLKCCDYQATATVNPLDSWNKPEILPNNIECGQFNNDGLHYQLHHNDSLAQYAEFPWVVYIMRGEKQKSSPAHSNFVCGGTLIHPRFVVTTAHNTDGKSNLIARFGEWDISTTNEPYPHKDISVTEIIKHPDYVHNPIQNDIALLKLAESVQYHKHIQPICLPQPNDQFVGESCISNGWGEQRGVYANVMKKITLPVIAKNKCTRMLRFAGLGPFYDLRDGFICAGGEAGVDMCKGDGGSPLACETDTGSFVLAGIVSWGIGCGGHNAPGVYVAVNHYVDWINEHLIDMDIVL; via the exons TTGCGCGTGGGGCTTGACATAGATGATATCGACTCGTGCGCAGATTATTTACTAAAATGTTGTGATTATCAAGCCACTGCAACAGTTAATCCACTTGACAGTTGG AACAAGCCTGAAATACTTCCGAATAACATTGAATGCGGACAGTTTAACAATGATGGATTGCACTATCAACTGCATCATAATGACTCCTTGGCACAGTATGCCGAATTCCCTTGGGTGGTTTACATAATGAgaggtgaaaaacaaaaatcatcccCGGCGCATAGTAACTTTGTCTGTGGCGGTACTTTGATTCATCCTCGGTTTGTGGTAACAACGGCTCACAATACGGATGGCAAATCGAATTTGATCGCACGTTTCGGCGAATGGGACATTAGCACCACAAACGAACCATACCCACACAAG GATATCAGCGTCACGGAGATCATCAAACATCCCGACTATGTGCACAACCCCATACAGAACGATATTGCACTGTTAAAGCTTGCGGAAAGCGTACAATACCACAAGCATATTCAACCAATATGTCTGCCGCAACCTAATGATCAGTTCGTAGGCGAAAGTTGCATCTCCAACGGCTGGGGCGAGCAGCGTGGAGTGTACGCGAACGTGATGAAGAAAATAACGCTTCCAGTTATTGCCAAGAACAAGTGTACCCGTATGCTGCGCTTTGCTGGGCTTGGACCATTCTATGATCTCCGGGATGGTTTCATCTGTGCTGGTGGTGAAGCCGGTGTCGATATGTGCAAAGGCGACGGAGGATCACCACTCGCGTGTGAAACTGACACGGGATCTTTCGTACTTGCTGGGATTGTTTCGTGGGGCATAGGATGCGGGGGGCATAATGCACCGGGTGTGTACGTTGCAGTGAACCATTACGTAGATTGGATCAATGAACATCTTATAGATATGGATATTGTTTTGTGA